A region of Nocardioides alkalitolerans DNA encodes the following proteins:
- a CDS encoding DUF1295 domain-containing protein: protein MSSRTSSVDGTSLRRVVGASAAVVAAVQAGTALVALRRGRRDYADAAWGPGLAAVAVTSAALGSGDPWRRWALAGVTTAWAVRLERLMLGRVRGTDEEDERYTEFLEGDGTAAVVAKVFVTQGIAQLAVSAPLQLAAASTLPRTARRWLFPAGIAVMVGGAVVEAVADRQKARFMERDRDERPDVLDTGLWGLSRHPNYFGDSVVWDGAWIAAAASAPGAWTFPAPVAMSYFLVFATGAKRTERRMEDRPAYQDYQRRVPFFLPLPRRGRGSAQAGDEA from the coding sequence GTGAGCAGCCGCACCTCGTCGGTCGACGGCACGAGCCTGCGCCGTGTCGTCGGCGCCTCGGCAGCGGTGGTGGCGGCCGTCCAGGCCGGCACCGCGCTGGTCGCCCTCCGCCGCGGCCGCCGGGACTACGCCGACGCCGCGTGGGGTCCCGGCCTCGCCGCGGTGGCGGTCACGAGCGCCGCGCTCGGCTCCGGGGACCCCTGGCGCCGCTGGGCCCTGGCCGGCGTGACCACGGCGTGGGCGGTCCGGCTGGAGCGCCTCATGCTCGGGCGGGTGCGCGGCACCGACGAGGAGGACGAGCGCTACACCGAGTTCCTCGAGGGCGACGGCACCGCGGCGGTCGTGGCCAAGGTGTTCGTCACGCAGGGGATCGCGCAGCTGGCCGTGTCGGCGCCGCTCCAGCTCGCCGCGGCGAGCACGCTCCCCCGCACGGCGCGCCGCTGGCTCTTCCCGGCGGGCATCGCGGTCATGGTCGGGGGCGCGGTCGTGGAGGCCGTCGCCGACCGGCAGAAGGCTCGGTTCATGGAGCGCGACCGCGACGAGCGACCCGACGTGCTCGACACCGGGCTGTGGGGGCTCTCGCGCCACCCCAACTACTTCGGGGACTCCGTGGTGTGGGACGGCGCGTGGATCGCGGCCGCCGCCTCGGCGCCCGGTGCCTGGACGTTCCCGGCTCCCGTGGCGATGTCCTACTTCCTCGTGTTCGCGACCGGCGCCAAGCGCACCGAGCGGCGCATGGAGGACCGGCCGGCCTACCAGGACTACCAGCGCCGCGTCCCGTTCTTCCTCCCGCTCCCGCGGCGCGGGCGGGGCTCAGCCCAGGCGGGCGACGAAGCCTGA
- a CDS encoding nuclear transport factor 2 family protein yields the protein MSTSADPSAGRPPTLGRWHDLVAHRDAPDVDARLRDLLAPEAVFRSPAVHKPQEGRELTAAYLGAALVVLGPGLRYEREWWDERSAVLEFVTVVGGRDLHGIDMLTWGDDGRIVDFTVMVRPLRGLETLVELMGAELGRAAGRFPG from the coding sequence GTGAGCACCTCCGCCGACCCCTCCGCCGGTCGCCCGCCGACCCTCGGCCGCTGGCACGACCTCGTCGCCCACCGCGACGCTCCCGACGTCGACGCACGGCTGCGCGACCTCCTCGCCCCCGAGGCGGTGTTCCGCTCGCCCGCCGTGCACAAGCCGCAGGAGGGCCGGGAGCTGACGGCCGCGTATCTCGGCGCCGCGCTGGTCGTGCTCGGGCCCGGGCTGCGCTACGAGCGGGAGTGGTGGGACGAGCGCTCGGCCGTGCTCGAGTTCGTGACCGTCGTGGGCGGTCGCGACCTCCACGGCATCGACATGCTGACCTGGGGCGACGACGGCCGCATCGTCGACTTCACCGTCATGGTGCGCCCCCTCCGCGGCCTCGAGACCCTCGTCGAGCTGATGGGCGCGGAGCTGGGGCGGGCTGCCGGTCGGTTCCCCGGCTGA
- a CDS encoding HtaA domain-containing protein — protein sequence MTSTTETDRPGAPPHGLRWGIKASFVDYVRRMPGGRSTISHGAGATGAEVLYAFDPTPPDATPPGTARAWAFTGDVRFAGHGGMMFVRLATPWLEVDADGGARLSIEDPYQRPDAPRVPLADLTLARHPSPEADADGVELWASHDVRLTAEAVELFNDVYAAGEPLDPLTVVVPIGSGTV from the coding sequence ATGACGTCCACCACGGAGACCGACCGTCCCGGTGCCCCGCCCCACGGCCTGCGGTGGGGCATCAAGGCGTCGTTCGTCGACTACGTGCGGCGGATGCCGGGCGGCCGGAGCACCATCTCGCACGGCGCGGGGGCGACGGGCGCCGAGGTGCTCTACGCGTTCGACCCCACCCCGCCCGACGCGACGCCCCCCGGCACGGCGCGGGCGTGGGCGTTCACCGGCGACGTCCGGTTCGCCGGGCACGGCGGCATGATGTTCGTGCGCCTCGCCACGCCGTGGCTCGAGGTCGACGCCGACGGCGGCGCCCGCCTGTCGATCGAGGACCCCTACCAGCGGCCCGACGCCCCGCGCGTGCCGCTGGCCGACCTCACCCTCGCGCGGCACCCCAGCCCCGAGGCCGACGCGGACGGCGTCGAGCTGTGGGCGTCGCACGACGTGCGGCTCACCGCCGAGGCCGTGGAGCTCTTCAACGACGTGTACGCCGCGGGTGAGCCCCTCGACCCGCTCACCGTCGTCGTGCCGATCGGCAGCGGGACGGTCTGA
- a CDS encoding STAS domain-containing protein codes for MTAEEEQDTDLLELATDADNGRVTVVGGVFTDLDARRLEHELIDAAGTQPGGTLAVDLSGVTFLPSRAIRSLVMAQRSASARGTTLRLLAAEGSLSRRMLRAVGFDVADPVAADEDSQDGPPPWTAS; via the coding sequence ATGACGGCCGAGGAGGAGCAGGACACCGACCTGCTGGAGCTGGCCACCGACGCCGACAACGGCCGCGTGACGGTCGTTGGCGGTGTCTTCACGGACCTCGACGCACGCCGCCTCGAGCACGAGCTCATCGATGCCGCCGGGACGCAGCCGGGCGGGACCCTCGCCGTCGACCTCAGCGGCGTGACGTTCCTGCCCAGCCGCGCGATCCGCTCCCTCGTCATGGCACAGCGGTCGGCCAGCGCCCGCGGCACGACGCTCCGCCTCCTCGCCGCCGAGGGCTCGCTGAGCCGGCGGATGCTGCGGGCGGTGGGGTTCGACGTCGCGGACCCGGTCGCGGCGGACGAGGACAGCCAGGACGGTCCGCCCCCGTGGACCGCCTCGTGA
- a CDS encoding alpha/beta fold hydrolase produces MRLVCLHALGGSARSFDPLAASLDPAVRVTALDLPGFGDHAEGSADGSADGSADGSAASVADCAATVRHVAARLAVLPSASDPLVLLGHSMGGKIATLLAAGAVVPPPAGLAGVVLVAASPVVPEPMAEERRQQMLGWTQDGALDRAAAEEFVAMNTHAPLPAPLHEAAVADLRRTDPVAWRRWLLAGSREDWSARVPRLDVPALVVAGAHDGDLGTAAQRELNGTVAHATELVEVDGAAHLVPQERPAELAAALSGFVARLG; encoded by the coding sequence ATCCGGCTCGTCTGCCTCCACGCCCTCGGGGGCAGCGCCCGGTCGTTCGACCCCCTGGCCGCCTCCCTCGACCCGGCGGTGCGCGTCACCGCCCTCGACCTGCCCGGCTTCGGGGACCACGCCGAGGGGTCCGCCGACGGGTCCGCCGACGGGTCCGCCGACGGTTCCGCCGCGAGCGTCGCTGACTGCGCCGCCACGGTGCGGCACGTCGCCGCCCGGCTCGCTGTCCTCCCGTCCGCCTCGGATCCGCTGGTGCTCCTCGGGCACAGCATGGGCGGCAAGATCGCCACGCTCCTCGCGGCAGGCGCCGTCGTCCCGCCCCCCGCCGGTCTCGCGGGCGTCGTGCTCGTCGCCGCCTCGCCGGTCGTCCCCGAGCCCATGGCGGAGGAGCGACGGCAGCAGATGCTCGGGTGGACGCAGGACGGTGCCCTCGACCGGGCGGCGGCCGAGGAGTTCGTCGCCATGAACACCCACGCCCCCCTCCCCGCGCCGCTGCACGAGGCCGCGGTGGCGGACCTGCGGCGTACCGATCCGGTCGCCTGGCGGCGCTGGCTGCTCGCGGGCTCGCGAGAGGACTGGTCGGCGCGGGTGCCGCGTCTCGACGTGCCCGCCCTCGTCGTCGCGGGCGCCCACGACGGGGACCTCGGGACGGCCGCGCAGCGCGAGCTCAACGGCACCGTCGCCCACGCGACCGAGCTCGTCGAGGTGGACGGCGCCGCCCACCTCGTGCCGCAGGAGCGACCGGCGGAGCTGGCCGCCGCGCTGTCAGGCTTCGTCGCCCGCCTGGGCTGA
- the ccrA gene encoding crotonyl-CoA carboxylase/reductase, protein MQQILDAILSGNAESGDYAAMELPESFRGVTVHKDEVDMFEGLATRDKDPRKSLHLDDVPLPELGPGEAYVAVMASAINYNTVWTSIFEPVSTFGFLERYGRLSELTKRHDLPYHVVGSDLAGVVLKTGPGVTQWKPGAEVVAHCLSVELEDPAGHDDTMMDPQQRIWGFETNFGGLAEIALVKSNQLLPKPDHLTWEEAASPGLVNATAYRQLVSKNAGQMKQGDNVLIWGASGGLGGFATQYALNGGANPICVVSNEEKAKIVRSMGAEMVINRSEENWQFWNEEGTKQNPKEWQRLGKKIRELTGGEDIDIVFEHPGRETFGASVYVTRKGGTITTCASTTGFMHEYDNRYLWMNLKRIVSSHFANYREAYEANRLIAQGKIHPTVSRTYGLDEVGQAALDVHHNKHQGKVGVLCLAPEEGLGVRDHAMREKHIDAINRFRGV, encoded by the coding sequence ATGCAGCAGATCCTCGACGCGATCCTCTCCGGCAACGCGGAGAGCGGTGACTACGCCGCCATGGAGCTGCCCGAGTCGTTCCGCGGCGTGACCGTCCACAAGGACGAGGTCGACATGTTCGAGGGCCTGGCCACGCGCGACAAGGACCCGCGCAAGTCGCTCCACCTCGACGACGTCCCGCTGCCCGAGCTGGGCCCCGGCGAGGCCTACGTCGCGGTCATGGCCTCGGCCATCAACTACAACACCGTGTGGACGAGCATCTTCGAGCCCGTCTCCACCTTCGGCTTCCTCGAGCGCTACGGCCGCCTCTCGGAGCTGACGAAGCGCCACGACCTGCCGTACCACGTGGTCGGCTCCGACCTCGCCGGCGTCGTGCTCAAGACCGGCCCGGGCGTCACCCAGTGGAAGCCGGGCGCCGAGGTCGTGGCCCACTGCCTCTCGGTCGAGCTCGAGGACCCCGCCGGCCACGACGACACGATGATGGACCCGCAGCAGCGCATCTGGGGCTTCGAGACCAACTTCGGCGGCCTGGCCGAGATCGCGCTGGTGAAGTCCAACCAGCTGCTGCCCAAGCCCGACCACCTGACCTGGGAGGAGGCCGCGTCCCCGGGTCTCGTCAACGCGACGGCGTACCGGCAGCTGGTCTCCAAGAACGCCGGCCAGATGAAGCAGGGCGACAACGTGCTGATCTGGGGCGCCTCGGGCGGTCTCGGCGGCTTCGCGACGCAGTACGCCCTCAACGGCGGCGCCAACCCGATCTGCGTGGTCTCCAACGAGGAGAAGGCCAAGATCGTGCGCAGCATGGGCGCCGAGATGGTCATCAACCGTTCCGAGGAGAACTGGCAGTTCTGGAACGAGGAGGGCACCAAGCAGAACCCCAAGGAGTGGCAGCGCCTCGGCAAGAAGATCCGCGAGCTCACCGGCGGCGAGGACATCGACATCGTCTTCGAGCACCCGGGCCGGGAGACCTTCGGCGCGTCGGTCTACGTGACCCGCAAGGGCGGCACGATCACGACCTGTGCGTCGACCACGGGCTTCATGCACGAGTACGACAACCGCTACCTGTGGATGAACCTCAAGCGCATCGTCTCCAGCCACTTCGCCAACTACCGCGAGGCCTACGAGGCCAACCGCCTCATCGCGCAGGGCAAGATCCACCCGACGGTGTCGCGCACCTACGGCCTCGACGAGGTCGGCCAGGCCGCGCTCGACGTGCACCACAACAAGCACCAGGGCAAGGTCGGCGTGCTCTGCCTGGCGCCCGAGGAGGGCCTCGGTGTCCGCGACCACGCGATGCGCGAGAAGCACATCGACGCCATCAACCGCTTCCGCGGCGTCTGA
- a CDS encoding TetR/AcrR family transcriptional regulator: MTGTPPTAPQLRFFEAGLDLLAEEGYGALKLAPLCRRVGVTTGSFYHAFPNWPTYTNALLQHWWEERTDRARVLAGEEEDPARRVELLVRAAVDLPHRAEAAIRVWAGVDPVVARLQREVDEQRLATVTEALAAVMPPGSDDLARDLAQTAVFLLVGYEQSHASGGREALEWALRLIHERALDAWASHRS; this comes from the coding sequence ATGACCGGGACCCCGCCGACCGCGCCGCAGCTGCGGTTCTTCGAGGCGGGGCTCGACCTCCTGGCCGAGGAGGGGTACGGCGCGCTCAAGCTCGCCCCCCTCTGCCGGCGGGTGGGGGTCACGACCGGCAGCTTCTACCACGCGTTCCCGAACTGGCCGACCTACACGAACGCGCTCCTGCAGCACTGGTGGGAGGAGCGCACCGACCGTGCCCGCGTCCTCGCCGGCGAGGAGGAGGACCCGGCCCGCCGGGTCGAGCTGCTCGTGCGCGCCGCGGTCGACCTCCCCCACCGCGCGGAGGCCGCCATCCGCGTCTGGGCCGGCGTCGATCCGGTCGTCGCACGGCTCCAGCGCGAGGTCGACGAGCAGCGCCTCGCGACCGTCACCGAGGCCCTCGCTGCCGTGATGCCGCCCGGCTCGGACGACCTCGCCCGCGACCTGGCACAGACGGCGGTGTTCCTGCTGGTGGGGTACGAGCAGTCCCACGCGAGCGGCGGACGCGAGGCGCTCGAGTGGGCCCTCCGGCTCATCCACGAGCGCGCGCTGGACGCCTGGGCGAGTCACAGGAGTTGA
- a CDS encoding MsnO8 family LLM class oxidoreductase — MRLSLLDRSRTRAGRPDGEALHDTITRARHAEELGLHRFWVAEHHGVPGVASGSPPVLLAAVGAATATIRIGSGGVMLPHHQPFVVAEQFRMLDALHPDRIDLGVGRSLGFTAPVRRALRHDPVPGAGSDVDAALAAGAEAFAADVEELRAYLDGTSEVTVRPATGRPIPLHVLATGRGLHLAARLGLPVVVGGPVLASADVGDALAAYRSAFRPHPGGPEHPRVTVSLDAFVADTAAEARELALPEAHAMALSRTTGEFGPLQSPALLRSEAWPDQVRRRVEAHLDQTLAGTAPQVRAALEELVERTGAEEVLASTSTWDHAALLEADRALAAALTGR; from the coding sequence GTGAGGCTCTCCCTGCTCGACCGCTCCCGCACCCGTGCCGGCCGCCCCGACGGCGAGGCCCTCCACGACACGATCACGCGGGCCCGGCACGCCGAGGAGCTGGGCCTGCACCGGTTCTGGGTGGCCGAGCACCACGGCGTGCCCGGGGTCGCCTCGGGCTCCCCGCCGGTGCTGCTCGCCGCCGTCGGCGCCGCCACCGCGACGATCCGGATCGGCTCCGGCGGCGTCATGCTGCCGCACCACCAGCCGTTCGTCGTCGCCGAGCAGTTCCGCATGCTCGACGCCCTCCACCCCGACCGCATCGACCTGGGGGTGGGCCGGTCGCTGGGGTTCACGGCGCCCGTGCGCCGCGCGCTGCGCCACGATCCCGTGCCCGGCGCGGGCTCCGACGTCGACGCCGCGCTCGCCGCCGGCGCGGAGGCGTTCGCCGCCGACGTCGAGGAGCTGCGGGCCTACCTCGACGGCACGTCGGAGGTCACGGTGCGCCCCGCGACGGGGCGCCCGATCCCGCTCCACGTGCTCGCCACCGGGCGCGGCCTCCACCTCGCCGCGCGCCTCGGCCTGCCGGTCGTCGTCGGCGGTCCCGTGCTGGCCTCGGCCGACGTGGGGGACGCGCTCGCGGCGTACCGCTCGGCGTTCCGCCCGCACCCCGGCGGCCCCGAGCACCCGCGGGTGACGGTCTCGCTCGACGCGTTCGTGGCGGACACCGCCGCCGAGGCGCGGGAGCTCGCCCTGCCGGAGGCCCACGCGATGGCGCTCTCGCGCACGACGGGCGAGTTCGGGCCCCTGCAGAGCCCCGCCTTGCTGCGGTCGGAGGCGTGGCCCGACCAGGTACGCCGCCGCGTCGAGGCCCACCTCGACCAGACCCTCGCGGGCACGGCGCCGCAGGTGCGGGCGGCGCTCGAGGAGCTGGTCGAGCGCACCGGCGCGGAGGAGGTGCTGGCCAGCACGTCGACGTGGGACCACGCGGCGCTGCTCGAGGCGGACCGGGCGCTGGCCGCCGCCCTGACGGGCCGCTGA
- a CDS encoding ATP-binding protein, whose protein sequence is MTTAGASTARAGTPAAGPARTYDASLPFADASANLARHDLLDQLRPLGLERHVVEDATTILHELVRNGIDHGAPCEDHTLEVRWDVADDLLTLRVTDCGTPNGACPPECVDDDCSDHAERWRSKILTPIAPDALRGRGLHLVDALSESWDVETDEEGTTVSAQVRLR, encoded by the coding sequence GTGACCACCGCAGGCGCGAGCACGGCCCGGGCGGGCACCCCCGCCGCGGGCCCCGCCCGCACGTACGACGCATCGCTGCCCTTCGCGGACGCGTCCGCGAACTTGGCCCGCCACGACCTGCTCGACCAGCTGCGCCCCCTCGGGCTCGAGCGCCACGTGGTCGAGGACGCGACGACGATCCTGCACGAGCTGGTGCGCAACGGCATCGACCACGGCGCGCCGTGCGAGGACCACACGCTGGAGGTGCGCTGGGACGTCGCCGACGACCTCCTCACGCTGCGGGTCACCGACTGCGGCACCCCCAACGGCGCCTGCCCGCCGGAGTGCGTCGACGACGACTGCTCCGACCACGCCGAGCGGTGGCGCAGCAAGATCCTCACGCCCATCGCGCCCGACGCGCTGCGCGGACGGGGGCTGCACCTCGTCGACGCGCTCAGCGAGTCGTGGGACGTCGAGACGGACGAGGAGGGCACGACCGTGTCCGCCCAGGTGCGGCTCCGATGA
- a CDS encoding LysR family transcriptional regulator, giving the protein MEIDPRRLRFLVAVARAGGILAAAEQLGVSPSAVSQQVARLERETGQALIRRTVRGTLLTPAGATLAEAGEEVERTLNLAAVRLDAAGAALSGTVRVGGFESFLRTVLVPALPRWRLQHPDLDVIVAEAERDVLMRRLRTGHLDVAIIETDADETAHLPAGVVEHHLLDDPWRVVAPVGAVESADVAGLRGSSVPWLGVADSEASARAIARVRRGLGLHGAVKHAYFGLQTALALVAAGEGVALAPALAIQGLTPPGVVVLEVEGLGVRRIVARHHESRGPTPGPAVTVTSLVSQEAAAHGGADPLG; this is encoded by the coding sequence GTGGAGATCGACCCGCGACGGCTGCGGTTCCTCGTGGCGGTCGCCCGCGCGGGCGGCATCCTCGCCGCGGCCGAGCAGCTCGGGGTGTCGCCGTCCGCGGTGTCCCAGCAGGTGGCCCGCCTCGAGCGCGAGACCGGCCAGGCGCTCATCCGCCGCACGGTCCGCGGCACCCTCCTGACCCCGGCCGGGGCGACCCTCGCCGAGGCGGGCGAGGAGGTGGAGCGCACCCTCAACCTCGCCGCCGTGCGCCTCGACGCCGCCGGCGCCGCCCTGTCCGGCACCGTGCGGGTCGGCGGGTTCGAGAGCTTCCTGCGCACCGTCCTCGTGCCGGCCCTGCCGCGCTGGCGCCTGCAGCACCCGGACCTCGACGTGATCGTCGCGGAGGCGGAGCGCGACGTGCTCATGCGGCGGCTGCGCACGGGGCACCTCGACGTGGCCATCATCGAGACGGACGCCGACGAGACCGCGCACCTCCCGGCCGGCGTCGTCGAGCACCACCTCCTCGACGATCCGTGGCGGGTCGTCGCCCCCGTCGGTGCCGTGGAATCCGCCGACGTCGCGGGCCTGCGCGGTTCCTCCGTGCCGTGGCTGGGGGTCGCCGACTCGGAGGCCAGTGCGCGGGCCATCGCCCGGGTACGCCGCGGCCTCGGGCTCCACGGCGCCGTGAAGCACGCCTACTTCGGGCTGCAGACCGCCCTCGCCCTCGTCGCCGCCGGGGAGGGCGTGGCCCTGGCGCCCGCGCTGGCCATCCAGGGCCTCACCCCGCCCGGGGTGGTGGTGCTCGAGGTGGAGGGGCTGGGGGTGCGCCGCATCGTGGCGCGGCACCACGAGTCCCGCGGGCCGACGCCGGGTCCGGCCGTCACCGTGACGTCGCTGGTGAGCCAGGAGGCGGCGGCGCACGGCGGCGCGGACCCGCTCGGGTGA
- a CDS encoding helix-turn-helix transcriptional regulator: MRITVEVHLDELAGDLAGGLAGALGADRNVRVRVVGDDGAELGDAGDALDLDQEDGPATAPVAVLPAPPVPIAGRCIAPTERLTAREVEVVGLVAHGLTNDEIGAAMYLAGSTVKFHLRQIAMKLRTRNRVEIAAWAWQSGVAARAADRLVPSAAVQAI, from the coding sequence GTGCGGATCACGGTGGAGGTCCACCTCGACGAGCTGGCCGGCGACCTCGCCGGGGGACTGGCCGGCGCCCTCGGCGCGGACCGGAACGTGCGGGTGCGGGTGGTCGGTGACGACGGTGCGGAGCTCGGCGACGCCGGGGACGCGCTCGACCTCGACCAGGAGGACGGTCCGGCCACGGCGCCGGTCGCGGTGCTCCCGGCGCCGCCCGTGCCGATCGCCGGTCGGTGCATCGCGCCGACCGAGCGGCTCACCGCCCGGGAGGTCGAGGTCGTCGGCCTCGTCGCCCACGGACTCACCAACGACGAGATCGGGGCGGCGATGTACCTCGCCGGCTCGACCGTCAAGTTCCACCTGCGGCAGATCGCGATGAAGCTGCGCACGCGCAACCGCGTCGAGATCGCCGCCTGGGCCTGGCAGTCCGGGGTCGCCGCGCGGGCGGCCGACCGGCTCGTCCCCTCGGCGGCCGTCCAGGCCATCTGA
- a CDS encoding STAS domain-containing protein: protein MNHPTPADSLRIHRDAPGDLRVTGGVYEQEDLERLDFEVSGATEGFTRNVSLDLSDIDFLPSLAVGTLIALARRAERDGVAVTLTARAGTLAHRVLSVVGVPVSEPAGGTGDLVG from the coding sequence GTGAACCACCCCACCCCCGCCGACTCCCTCCGCATCCACCGCGACGCCCCGGGTGACCTGCGCGTCACGGGCGGCGTCTACGAGCAGGAGGACCTCGAGCGTCTCGACTTCGAGGTGAGCGGTGCGACCGAGGGGTTCACGCGCAACGTCTCCCTCGACCTCAGCGACATCGACTTCCTCCCCAGCCTCGCGGTGGGCACCCTCATCGCCCTCGCGCGCCGCGCCGAGCGCGACGGCGTCGCGGTGACGCTGACGGCCCGCGCCGGCACGCTCGCGCACCGGGTCCTCAGCGTCGTCGGCGTGCCGGTGAGCGAGCCCGCCGGCGGCACGGGCGACCTGGTCGGCTGA
- a CDS encoding glycosyltransferase, with protein sequence MAHLAMVSIPAPGHVNPSLEVIRRLVERGHRVTYVNDPSFREAIEATGAELAPYGSVLPRTNHAGRTEGDGPEEAFEGDAIDHLARFQDEYEVMLPAVRERFADDRPDLFLYDIAGIPARLLADAWGIPALQLSPTYVAWEGYEEDMAEFTTWVRSDPRGAAYLERQRAMLASEGITEDPLRYLGRPPRCVVLVPESLQPNADRVDREVYTFTGPAVRRGDPAAWTPPASGRVLLVSLGTAFTKQPELYRRCLAAFGDRPGWHLVLQVGRHVTAEEVTGGRPLPTNVEVHPWVPQREILDHASAFLTHAGMGGANEGLVTGTPMIAAPQDVDQFDNADALVAAGVAVRVDSATIDVDGLRAALDAVTAPEVVARSAALSAEVAALGGLDRAVEVVESLLP encoded by the coding sequence GTGGCGCACCTCGCCATGGTCAGCATCCCGGCCCCCGGCCACGTCAACCCGAGCCTCGAGGTGATCCGCCGGCTCGTCGAACGGGGCCACCGGGTGACCTACGTGAACGACCCCTCCTTCCGGGAGGCGATCGAGGCGACGGGGGCGGAGCTCGCGCCGTACGGCTCCGTGCTGCCCCGCACGAACCACGCCGGACGCACGGAGGGCGACGGCCCCGAGGAGGCCTTCGAGGGCGACGCGATCGACCACCTCGCGCGGTTCCAGGACGAGTACGAGGTCATGCTCCCCGCCGTGCGGGAGCGGTTCGCCGACGACCGCCCCGACCTGTTCCTCTACGACATCGCCGGCATCCCCGCCCGCCTCCTCGCGGACGCGTGGGGGATCCCGGCGCTGCAGCTCTCGCCGACGTACGTCGCGTGGGAGGGCTACGAGGAGGACATGGCCGAGTTCACCACGTGGGTGCGCAGCGACCCGCGGGGAGCGGCCTACCTCGAGCGGCAGCGCGCGATGCTCGCCTCCGAGGGCATCACGGAGGACCCGCTGCGCTACCTCGGCCGACCGCCGCGCTGCGTCGTGCTCGTGCCGGAGTCGCTGCAGCCAAACGCCGACCGCGTGGACCGGGAGGTCTACACGTTCACCGGCCCGGCGGTACGCCGCGGCGACCCCGCCGCCTGGACCCCGCCCGCCTCGGGGCGGGTGCTCCTGGTGTCGCTCGGCACGGCGTTCACGAAGCAGCCGGAGCTCTACCGACGGTGCCTGGCGGCCTTCGGCGACCGGCCCGGGTGGCACCTCGTGCTGCAGGTGGGACGGCACGTCACCGCCGAGGAGGTGACCGGCGGGCGGCCGCTGCCGACGAACGTGGAGGTCCACCCGTGGGTGCCGCAGCGCGAGATCCTCGACCACGCGTCGGCGTTCCTCACGCACGCGGGGATGGGCGGCGCCAACGAGGGGCTGGTGACGGGGACCCCGATGATCGCGGCGCCGCAGGACGTCGACCAGTTCGACAACGCCGACGCGCTCGTGGCGGCGGGCGTCGCGGTGCGGGTCGACAGCGCCACGATCGACGTGGACGGCCTCCGGGCCGCGCTCGACGCCGTCACCGCGCCGGAGGTCGTGGCCCGGTCGGCGGCGCTGTCCGCCGAGGTCGCCGCCCTCGGTGGCCTCGACCGGGCGGTCGAGGTCGTGGAGTCGCTGCTGCCGTGA